Proteins from a genomic interval of Haemorhous mexicanus isolate bHaeMex1 chromosome Z, bHaeMex1.pri, whole genome shotgun sequence:
- the LOC132341972 gene encoding C-type lectin domain family 2 member B-like yields MEEIRVYSGFLGMERNKRAGHSMEMKPEARVACQVMLAVLFTALFITAIAFAVQAFQPHAQPCLQCPFDWIRYRGKCYYFSEAEGNWTSGQENCSALGASLAMLDSTEDLSFVMRYKGISEHWIGLLRENEEQPWQWVNSSPLSHLFQIRGGGLCAYLDDNGLSSSHCSTERSWICNKHELQSPGKGNRMRRPPNLCVSSLGAAGRPSHSQISGAP; encoded by the exons ATGGAGGAAATAAGAGTTTATTCTGGATTTTTGGGCATGGAAAGGAACAAGCGGGCAG GTCACAGCATGGAGATGAAGCCAGAGGCACGTGTCGCCTGCCAGGTGATGCTGGCTGTGCTTTTCACAGCTCTCTTCATCACAGCCATCGCTTTTGCAG TGCAAGCTTTTCAGCCTCATGCCCAGCCTTGTCTTCAGTGCCCCTTTGACTGGATCAGGTACAGAGGAAAATGCTACTATTTTTCTGAGGCTGAGGGGAACTGGACATCTGGCCAGGAGAACTGCTCGGCACTTGGTGCTTCCTTGGCCATGCTGGATAGCACAGAGGACTTG AGCTTTGTGATGAGATACAAAGGCATCTCAGAGCATTGGATTGGCCTTTTGCGGGAGAATGAGGAGCAGCCATGGCAATGGGTGAACAGCTCACCTCTATCCCACCT GTTTCAGATCCGTGGTGGTGGGCTCTGTGCTTACCTAGATGACAatgggctcagctcctcccaCTGCAGCACTGAGAGGAGCTGGATTTGTAATAAACatgagctgcagagcccaggcaagGGCAACAGGATGAGACGGCCTCCAAACCTCTGTGTCAGCTCCTTGGGCGCTGCAGGGAGGCCTTCTCACTCCCAGATTTCTGGTGCGCCATAG
- the LOC132341973 gene encoding butyrophilin subfamily 1 member A1-like produces MAFFLKPRPCTWDLALDYHTAKQFEVDVTLDPATVGPEVILSEDLKEATWGRPRCQWPEGPGRFDTDPCMLGSEGFTSGRHYWEVEANGRFWAVGVARESVQRKGRVLFKPNTEIWGLQKYDELCVALTAPSNTSVPLLNGEIGVYLDYEVGQVSFYAVSSRQRIFTFPVASFSGERVFPYFCVLLSTIKLSPKG; encoded by the exons ATGGCTTTCTTTCTCAAACCACGACCATGCACGTGGGACCTTGCCCTGGACTACCACACCGCCAAACAGTTTGAAG TGGATGTAACCCTGGATCCAGCCACAGTGGGTCCGGAGGTGATCCTCTCTGAGGACCTCAAAGAAGCCACCTGGGGTAGACCTCGCTGCCAGTGGCCCGAGGGTCCGGGCCGGTTCGACACAGACCCGTGCATGTTGGGCAGCGAGGGCTTCACCTCGGGCCGTCACTACTGGGAGGTGGAGGCCAATGGGCGCTTCTGGGCCGTGGGGGTGGCCCGCGAGTCAGTGCAGAGGAAAGGCCGGGTCCTCTTCAAGCCCAACACTGAAATCTGGGGCTTGCAGAAGTATGATGAGCTCTGCGTTGCCCTTACCGCTCCATCCAACACCTCTGTCCCACTCCTCAATGGGGAGATTGGGGTCTACCTGGACTATGAGGTGGGACAGGTCTCTTTCTACGCTGTCAGCAGCCGCCAGCGCATCTTCACTTTTCCTGTGGCCTCCTTCAGTGGGGAGAGGGTCTTCCCCTACTTTTGCGTTCTCCTCTCAACCATTAAATTGTCCCCCAAGGGCTGA